The following are encoded together in the Acinetobacter radioresistens DSM 6976 = NBRC 102413 = CIP 103788 genome:
- a CDS encoding organic hydroperoxide resistance protein: MALEKVVYRAHAKATGGRDGRATSSDEILDVKLAVPKEMGGPGGGTNPEQLFAAGYSACFLGAMKFVAGRDKYSMPKDAYIDGEVGIGPIPTGFGIEVTLNIHLEGMDQTEAEKLVEAAHIVCPYSNATRNNINVDLKITT; the protein is encoded by the coding sequence ATGGCTTTAGAAAAAGTAGTTTATCGTGCACATGCAAAAGCAACAGGTGGCCGTGATGGTCGCGCAACCTCATCTGACGAGATTTTAGATGTAAAACTGGCTGTACCAAAGGAAATGGGCGGTCCTGGTGGTGGCACTAACCCTGAACAATTATTTGCGGCTGGCTATTCTGCCTGCTTCTTGGGTGCAATGAAATTTGTTGCGGGCCGTGATAAATATAGCATGCCTAAAGATGCTTATATTGACGGCGAAGTAGGAATTGGGCCGATACCGACCGGTTTTGGTATTGAAGTCACACTCAATATTCATTTAGAAGGAATGGACCAGACTGAAGCGGAAAAACTGGTTGAAGCTGCTCATATTGTCTGTCCATATTCAAACGCGACTCGCAATAATATTAATGTTGATTTAAAAATTACGACTTAA
- a CDS encoding carbon-nitrogen hydrolase family protein, whose product MPLLSVVQMNSQNLIEDNFIEIERLMQQSKAEGAELIVFPENFVCFTAGKQRETAEQFEHIQRRLEQLAHHYNLWIIAGTLPCPFRPDGSTIKDGRVRTTSLCISPEKTEGRYDKIHLFDVQVGDAVGGYQESKVFEPGDEPVVIHTPFGQIGLMVCYDLRFPELALTLRQRGANILTAPAAFTYTTGQLHWQLLLQARAMDSQCQVLGAAQQGWHGEKRQTWGHTAAADSRGQLLAMVNNEGPGLITVPFDLQEQQSVRSSMPLMQHRKLVTF is encoded by the coding sequence ATGCCATTACTTTCTGTTGTTCAAATGAATTCCCAAAATCTGATTGAAGATAACTTCATCGAGATTGAACGTTTGATGCAGCAGAGTAAGGCTGAAGGTGCCGAGCTTATTGTATTTCCGGAAAATTTCGTCTGTTTTACAGCAGGTAAACAGCGTGAAACGGCTGAACAGTTTGAACATATTCAGCGCCGGTTAGAGCAGCTGGCACATCATTATAATCTTTGGATCATTGCAGGTACATTGCCCTGCCCGTTTCGTCCTGATGGCTCTACCATAAAAGATGGTCGGGTACGTACGACCAGTTTATGTATCAGTCCGGAAAAAACCGAAGGACGTTATGACAAAATTCATCTGTTTGATGTTCAGGTTGGGGATGCTGTAGGTGGTTACCAGGAATCTAAAGTATTTGAACCTGGTGACGAGCCTGTAGTTATTCATACACCATTTGGCCAAATCGGGCTTATGGTGTGTTATGACCTTCGCTTTCCAGAGCTGGCTCTAACCCTACGTCAGCGTGGTGCTAATATTTTAACTGCGCCAGCTGCTTTTACTTACACTACAGGCCAATTACACTGGCAGTTACTTTTACAAGCTCGCGCAATGGATAGCCAATGTCAGGTTTTAGGTGCAGCGCAGCAGGGTTGGCATGGTGAAAAGCGCCAGACTTGGGGACATACAGCCGCAGCAGACTCACGCGGCCAGCTGCTGGCTATGGTTAACAATGAAGGTCCGGGCCTGATTACCGTTCCTTTTGACCTGCAAGAACAGCAGTCTGTACGTAGCTCTATGCCTCTCATGCAACATCGAAAACTGGTCACGTTCTGA
- a CDS encoding YggT family protein encodes MGANSALIFGIIINVAILLVFFRFLVQLAAVNPYNPVVMSTVKATKIVDVFGRILPTLGKGRVNLAALVLIVVLYLLKIFGLMYLSGVMPNSPVHLVILTFVTMIQDLLRFCRYLIFATIILSWVVMFTQSRGPYIEVIQDLAEPLLAPFRRLMPNMGMIDLSPILAFLALYIAEILMNEVARILLVGL; translated from the coding sequence ATGGGTGCAAATTCTGCGCTAATTTTTGGCATTATCATTAACGTAGCGATTTTGCTCGTCTTCTTCCGTTTCTTGGTCCAGTTGGCTGCGGTGAATCCTTACAACCCGGTAGTAATGTCTACGGTCAAGGCAACCAAGATTGTTGATGTGTTCGGCCGTATCCTGCCAACACTCGGTAAAGGCCGTGTAAATCTGGCAGCTCTGGTTCTGATCGTGGTGTTATATCTGCTCAAGATTTTCGGCCTGATGTATCTGTCTGGTGTTATGCCAAACAGCCCTGTGCATCTGGTGATCTTGACTTTTGTGACCATGATTCAGGATTTATTACGTTTCTGTCGCTATCTGATTTTTGCAACGATCATCCTAAGCTGGGTGGTGATGTTTACCCAGTCGCGCGGGCCTTATATTGAAGTCATTCAAGATCTGGCTGAACCTTTATTGGCACCGTTTCGCCGCTTGATGCCTAATATGGGGATGATTGACCTGTCTCCAATTTTGGCATTCCTGGCGCTCTATATTGCCGAGATTTTGATGAATGAAGTTGCCCGGATTTTGTTAGTGGGTTTATAA
- the polA gene encoding DNA polymerase I, which produces MPPFVLVDGSYFLFRAFHALPQLTTSTGLHTNAIRGAISAIQKLMRRIQPTHMAVIFDTPEPTFRHELSPLYKGDRPSMPSELSQQIPYLHALIRALGIPLYSLPGAEADDIIGTLAKRAEAAGHQVLISTGDKDMAQLVTDKVTLEDSFKDKPMDIQGVFEKFGVWPHQIIDYLTLMGDASDGIMGVPGVGAKTAAKLLNEYGSLGGILENVEHIKGRVGQSIKDNLEGITIDHQLATIVCDLDLNISWEDLKLADPHVETLRNLYTELEFRNQLQSLDHPHNPNNTTYKQASAQATALPANKDIPDEHATLSSEEDRLGEATYHTVLTQADWELLFQRMSSETRFAIDTETTSLDYRVAEMVGFSVAFDAKDAYYVPLAHDYAGAPEQLNREQVMAQIKPILENDQVEKIGHHLKYDAHIFANHGIELKGWFFDTMLASYVLNSVATRHGMDDVARLYLSHLTTTFEQVAGKGAKQKIFNQIELEVASPYAAEDAHVTYRLYEVLAEKLKAHPELCNILYNIEMPVARILTGMEEDGIRLDHGFLDQLSVEFAKTMQELEQQAMEMAGETFNIASPKQVGEVLFEKLGIKGGKKTATGQFSTSESILEKIEHPIAAVILEHRSLAKLKSTYTDALVKQSNNSTHRVHTSYHQALTATGRLSSSDPNLQNIPIRGEIGRQIRKAFIAPAGRVLLAADYSQIELRLMAHFSQDDALLDAFRHGQDVHRRTAAEVLGIALEDVTNDQRRQAKAVNFGLLYGMSEFGLIRQLGFTRQESQDYIKQYFHRYPGIYEYMQRTRQLALEQGFVDTLFGRRLYTPDIDARNMMVRKAAERAAINAPLQGSAADIIKLAMISVDKILPKDQARLLLQVHDELVFEVDENIADELAPQLAEVMESVVEISVPLLVEVGKGCNWEEAH; this is translated from the coding sequence ATGCCACCATTTGTCTTGGTTGATGGGTCCTATTTTTTATTCCGGGCATTTCATGCGCTGCCTCAATTAACCACTTCAACCGGGTTACATACCAATGCAATCCGTGGCGCGATTTCTGCAATACAAAAACTGATGCGCCGCATCCAGCCCACCCATATGGCTGTAATTTTTGATACACCCGAGCCTACTTTCCGCCATGAGCTGTCGCCACTTTATAAAGGTGACCGCCCAAGCATGCCAAGTGAACTCTCCCAGCAAATTCCTTATCTGCATGCCCTGATCCGGGCTTTAGGTATTCCCCTTTATTCCCTGCCGGGTGCCGAAGCTGATGACATCATTGGAACACTGGCAAAACGCGCTGAAGCTGCCGGCCATCAGGTCCTGATCTCTACTGGTGACAAGGATATGGCACAGCTGGTCACAGATAAAGTGACACTGGAAGACAGTTTTAAAGACAAACCGATGGATATTCAGGGAGTCTTTGAGAAGTTTGGAGTATGGCCTCACCAGATTATTGACTACCTGACCCTGATGGGTGATGCCTCAGATGGTATTATGGGTGTACCAGGTGTAGGGGCAAAAACTGCTGCTAAACTACTCAATGAATACGGTTCACTTGGGGGCATTCTAGAAAATGTAGAACATATTAAGGGTAGAGTCGGCCAGAGTATTAAGGATAATCTCGAAGGTATAACCATTGACCATCAGCTGGCTACCATTGTATGTGATCTTGACTTGAATATAAGCTGGGAAGACCTAAAACTGGCAGATCCGCATGTAGAAACCTTGCGTAATCTGTATACCGAACTTGAGTTCCGTAATCAGCTACAATCCCTAGATCACCCCCATAATCCAAATAACACTACTTATAAACAGGCTTCAGCTCAAGCTACGGCTTTACCTGCAAATAAAGATATACCAGATGAACATGCTACTTTGAGCAGTGAAGAAGACCGGCTGGGCGAAGCAACTTATCATACCGTGCTGACCCAGGCAGACTGGGAACTGTTATTTCAGCGTATGTCTAGCGAAACCCGCTTTGCTATTGATACTGAAACAACAAGTCTGGACTACCGGGTAGCAGAAATGGTCGGCTTCTCTGTCGCCTTTGATGCAAAAGATGCATATTACGTTCCTCTGGCACATGACTATGCAGGTGCACCTGAGCAGCTGAACCGTGAACAGGTTATGGCTCAAATCAAGCCTATTCTGGAAAATGATCAGGTTGAAAAAATTGGCCATCATCTTAAATATGATGCCCATATCTTTGCCAATCATGGAATTGAACTCAAGGGCTGGTTTTTTGACACCATGCTGGCCTCTTACGTGCTGAACTCGGTGGCTACCCGTCATGGTATGGATGATGTCGCGCGCCTATATTTAAGTCACCTGACCACTACCTTTGAGCAGGTTGCGGGGAAAGGTGCCAAGCAGAAGATTTTTAACCAGATTGAGCTGGAAGTGGCTTCACCTTATGCAGCCGAAGATGCCCACGTTACTTATCGCCTCTATGAAGTACTGGCTGAAAAATTAAAAGCTCATCCGGAACTTTGCAATATTTTATATAATATTGAAATGCCGGTTGCCCGTATTCTGACGGGTATGGAAGAAGATGGTATACGTCTAGACCACGGCTTTCTGGACCAGCTCAGCGTAGAGTTTGCCAAAACCATGCAGGAGCTGGAACAGCAAGCAATGGAAATGGCTGGTGAAACGTTCAATATTGCTTCTCCGAAACAGGTAGGTGAAGTACTTTTTGAAAAACTCGGCATTAAAGGTGGTAAAAAGACTGCCACAGGCCAGTTCAGTACTAGCGAAAGTATTCTGGAAAAAATCGAGCATCCAATTGCTGCTGTAATTCTGGAACACCGCAGTCTTGCTAAATTGAAGAGCACCTATACAGATGCTCTGGTCAAGCAGTCCAATAATTCTACCCATCGGGTACATACCAGCTACCATCAGGCACTTACTGCCACCGGACGTCTGTCATCATCTGATCCGAACTTACAAAACATTCCAATTCGCGGAGAAATTGGCCGACAGATTCGTAAAGCCTTTATTGCTCCGGCTGGTCGTGTCTTGCTGGCTGCTGACTATTCGCAAATCGAATTGCGTTTAATGGCCCATTTCTCGCAAGATGATGCCCTGCTAGATGCTTTCCGCCACGGTCAGGATGTTCATCGCCGTACAGCAGCTGAAGTTTTGGGAATCGCCCTTGAAGACGTCACCAATGACCAGCGCCGGCAGGCTAAAGCTGTAAACTTTGGACTACTGTATGGCATGTCTGAGTTCGGTCTGATTCGTCAGCTTGGTTTTACCCGTCAGGAATCGCAGGATTATATCAAACAGTATTTTCACCGTTATCCGGGAATTTATGAGTATATGCAACGTACCCGTCAACTGGCTTTGGAACAGGGCTTTGTAGACACGCTATTTGGTCGCCGTTTATACACACCAGATATTGATGCCCGTAACATGATGGTACGCAAAGCAGCTGAACGTGCTGCGATTAACGCACCATTACAGGGAAGCGCGGCAGATATTATTAAACTGGCCATGATTTCGGTAGATAAAATCTTACCGAAAGATCAGGCGCGTTTATTACTTCAGGTTCATGATGAACTGGTATTCGAGGTTGATGAAAATATCGCAGATGAGCTGGCCCCTCAACTGGCTGAGGTTATGGAGTCGGTAGTCGAAATCTCTGTACCTTTACTGGTAGAAGTAGGTAAAGGTTGTAACTGGGAAGAGGCACACTAA
- the proC gene encoding pyrroline-5-carboxylate reductase, with product MSTALNCNICFIGGGNMAQALIGGLLARGLPATRITVADPVEQIRSLLQEKDIHVTEDNVAAIHDADVVVLAVKPQVLAKVLQPLKGLFAGKLLISIVAGAQIATIAELVESDQVVRVMPNTPALVQTGAHGLYASPAVQQADRDLASQILASTGLTLWVNTEEQIDAVTAVSGSGPAYFFYMMESMIQAGKNLGLDEKVATALTLQTALGAAQMAITSSSSPSELRKNVTSPNGTTQAALEMFDRAQISQNIQAALAAAKKRSQELAQELSESTK from the coding sequence ATGAGCACAGCTTTAAATTGCAATATCTGTTTTATTGGCGGTGGCAATATGGCACAAGCCTTAATTGGTGGCCTGTTAGCACGTGGGTTGCCTGCTACCCGTATTACAGTAGCTGATCCGGTTGAACAGATTCGTTCATTGCTTCAGGAAAAAGATATCCATGTGACTGAAGACAATGTTGCAGCTATTCATGATGCCGATGTGGTCGTTCTGGCTGTTAAACCACAGGTATTGGCTAAGGTATTGCAACCTTTAAAAGGTCTGTTTGCTGGAAAACTGCTTATTTCAATTGTAGCAGGTGCTCAGATTGCAACTATCGCTGAGCTGGTCGAGAGTGATCAGGTGGTACGGGTAATGCCGAATACACCGGCACTGGTACAGACTGGTGCACACGGATTATATGCCAGCCCTGCTGTGCAGCAGGCGGACCGTGATCTGGCTAGCCAGATTCTGGCATCGACCGGTTTGACCTTGTGGGTTAATACCGAAGAACAGATTGATGCCGTTACTGCGGTCTCTGGGTCTGGCCCGGCATATTTTTTCTATATGATGGAAAGTATGATACAGGCGGGTAAAAATCTTGGTCTGGATGAGAAAGTAGCTACCGCACTGACTTTACAAACAGCTTTAGGTGCTGCACAAATGGCGATTACCAGCTCCAGCTCACCGTCTGAGTTACGTAAAAATGTAACCTCACCGAACGGCACAACACAGGCTGCACTGGAAATGTTTGATCGTGCCCAGATTTCCCAGAATATTCAGGCTGCACTTGCTGCAGCGAAAAAACGCAGCCAGGAACTCGCACAAGAGCTGAGTGAAAGCACTAAATAA
- a CDS encoding mechanosensitive ion channel family protein, translating into MADTNIPKEVTQSLKGIFTNINLDRLSEILVGLVLCLIGFLIARVISNTFIRTVGLRFNAHQRLVWRRGIFYFIFLLFVIASLKEAGFKLSVFLGAAGILTVALGFASQTSATNLISGLFLIGEGSFEVGDTIQITLIRGHVIEGEVLSIDLLSVKLLTLDNVYVRLPNEQLIRAPVMNLSKFPIRRIPITLAINFHEDIIKVREVLLEVANKYPLVLDEPKPAVTVTAFRESSIELLFAVWCSRENYLQVRDEMQELIRNGFVDNQIEIPVPKMGFVDRPPLTAALANEDIDTYANAREIKREPKL; encoded by the coding sequence ATGGCTGATACAAATATTCCAAAAGAAGTGACCCAAAGCCTCAAAGGAATCTTTACCAATATTAATCTGGACCGTTTAAGTGAAATCTTGGTGGGGCTGGTACTTTGCCTGATTGGTTTCTTGATTGCCCGGGTAATTTCCAATACTTTTATCCGTACGGTAGGTTTACGTTTTAATGCTCATCAGCGCCTAGTCTGGCGCCGCGGTATTTTTTATTTTATCTTTCTGCTTTTTGTAATTGCCAGTTTAAAGGAAGCCGGTTTCAAACTTAGCGTTTTTCTTGGCGCCGCCGGTATTTTAACAGTAGCTTTAGGTTTTGCTTCGCAGACCTCTGCAACCAACCTGATTAGCGGTCTCTTCCTGATTGGTGAAGGTTCCTTTGAGGTCGGTGATACCATCCAGATTACTCTCATCCGTGGCCATGTGATTGAAGGCGAGGTTCTGTCAATTGATCTGCTTTCGGTCAAATTGCTCACCCTCGATAATGTTTATGTGCGTTTGCCGAATGAACAGCTGATTCGGGCACCAGTCATGAATCTGTCAAAATTTCCTATACGGCGCATCCCCATTACCCTCGCGATTAATTTCCATGAAGATATTATTAAAGTACGGGAAGTTCTGCTGGAAGTTGCCAATAAGTATCCTCTGGTTTTGGACGAACCTAAACCGGCAGTGACAGTAACGGCATTTCGAGAATCATCAATTGAACTATTGTTCGCCGTATGGTGTAGCCGGGAAAATTATCTGCAGGTCCGTGATGAAATGCAGGAATTGATCCGTAATGGCTTTGTCGATAATCAGATTGAAATTCCTGTTCCCAAAATGGGATTTGTTGACCGCCCCCCTCTCACTGCTGCATTGGCTAATGAAGATATTGATACATATGCGAATGCCAGAGAAATAAAACGTGAGCCTAAACTTTAG
- a CDS encoding DUF2339 domain-containing protein — protein MYNKDKQGYFIFLLIILVVIFAGSAVVNFELGMVGASLFFSILLIQLVSNMQQRLQQLEQRAKFIQPVTDLVWQKAGIYASVLFGAVIYLSDWRSMLWLAIIIFIICLIHLLNRLQQRLANLEQHHSLAEPSLLPLPARQLQSRQEAEILSEQTSPSGPAHTGSSVTEPDRVPAVAPEPAASSWWQPAINWMVHGNPILRVAVAVLMIGVILLLRFASEHWQLSLGFRLGFIACIGGAITFFGYSLQKRNLLFAVALQGVGLAVIFLTLVFAHHYGVITSLSIASMLFAALLIVTSYLSLKQHAVYLAILALGMAYAAPLVIPQYHPDTVFLLGYYLLINLAVAVVNFVQSWKILNHIAFFVTMLLGGSVIVIYSEAKQYLILDLIIWLHILLFIWLSIRYSQLIARKHALSLRQLLSHPEQEQGRLQPLLDVSLIFSVPVLGFSLHAWLMRDNTFALTLGAALLALIYAGLTLWIRQRQQELSLLAKSFFILSVAFIALIFPLAQGAHWSTIGWVVQGAALIVWGVTERYRFSRYIGVALLLLSSVTLFYQIWSQIQFPVLSTAIYAFAQLISVYYLLQHQPSEERYFSSSVLSCILLALGLYAGAAAAVHSLGLQGQGLSPYLAMAALLSAVFTAFMHWKTQVNWLLVQLFINTLFLLFLGAAIWQENLWTNLAWSTSGSQYSFLFASAVTAFITLWTKPEHNSQSVKEFWAAVSWLLLAVTGLAILPTTPLLALGLIPALYGAWVIYSKTPLLMHSITVWCLSLLWLTGLSIDVQVAEYAYWTVILNPADLLSIGVMAGLLWAIYQYRFHDKNLEWTFKIGSILVSLLVMSSIMVRGLHHYMGTPLWGTAIWSNGTVQLSLTLLWVILAFILMTLASRRLLRQIWFIGAALLAIVVAKLVFLDLSQSGTITRVFSFIGAGIVMLIIAYLAPLPPAIQQSTDDEPKV, from the coding sequence ATGTATAACAAAGATAAGCAGGGATATTTCATTTTTCTTCTGATCATACTTGTCGTTATTTTTGCTGGCTCTGCAGTTGTTAATTTTGAGCTTGGCATGGTCGGCGCCAGTTTATTTTTCAGCATATTACTCATCCAGCTGGTTTCAAATATGCAACAGCGTTTGCAGCAGCTAGAACAGCGGGCGAAATTTATACAGCCAGTAACCGATCTGGTTTGGCAAAAAGCAGGGATATATGCAAGTGTGCTGTTTGGGGCAGTGATCTATTTAAGTGACTGGCGCAGTATGCTCTGGCTTGCAATTATAATTTTTATCATTTGTCTGATTCATTTGCTTAACCGGTTGCAACAACGTTTGGCTAATCTGGAGCAGCATCATTCACTGGCTGAACCTTCTTTACTTCCGTTACCCGCCCGGCAACTGCAAAGCAGGCAAGAAGCAGAAATACTTTCCGAACAGACTTCTCCTTCAGGGCCAGCTCATACCGGATCTTCTGTTACCGAACCAGATAGAGTACCAGCAGTAGCACCAGAACCGGCTGCTTCAAGCTGGTGGCAGCCTGCCATTAACTGGATGGTACATGGTAATCCAATCTTGCGAGTCGCTGTGGCAGTGCTGATGATCGGAGTCATATTATTACTCCGCTTTGCCAGTGAACACTGGCAACTCAGCTTGGGTTTTCGCTTAGGGTTTATTGCTTGTATTGGCGGTGCTATTACATTTTTTGGCTATAGTCTGCAAAAGAGAAATCTTTTATTTGCTGTTGCATTACAGGGGGTAGGACTCGCTGTTATTTTCCTGACACTGGTATTTGCCCATCATTATGGAGTTATTACCAGCCTGTCTATAGCCAGTATGCTCTTTGCAGCACTGTTGATAGTGACCAGTTATTTGAGCCTCAAACAGCATGCTGTTTATCTGGCTATACTAGCTTTAGGAATGGCCTATGCGGCGCCCCTGGTCATTCCACAGTATCATCCGGATACAGTGTTTTTACTGGGCTATTATTTATTAATTAATCTGGCAGTGGCTGTAGTTAATTTTGTTCAGTCCTGGAAAATTCTTAATCACATTGCATTCTTCGTCACCATGCTGTTAGGTGGTAGTGTCATCGTCATATATAGCGAAGCAAAACAGTATCTCATCCTTGATCTCATCATCTGGCTGCATATTCTGCTCTTTATCTGGCTAAGTATTCGCTACAGCCAGTTAATTGCACGTAAACACGCATTAAGTTTAAGACAATTACTTAGCCATCCTGAGCAAGAACAGGGCCGTTTACAGCCATTGCTTGATGTGAGCCTGATCTTTAGTGTGCCCGTGCTGGGTTTTTCCCTGCATGCCTGGTTAATGCGCGATAACACATTTGCTTTGACTCTAGGTGCTGCCTTGCTGGCGCTCATCTATGCCGGATTAACACTCTGGATTCGTCAGCGACAGCAGGAGCTATCTTTACTCGCTAAAAGTTTCTTTATTTTATCGGTTGCTTTTATTGCGCTAATTTTTCCGCTGGCCCAAGGGGCACACTGGAGCACCATTGGCTGGGTCGTACAGGGCGCCGCTCTAATTGTCTGGGGCGTAACTGAACGCTACCGATTTAGCCGTTATATTGGGGTAGCATTACTTTTGCTAAGTTCAGTGACCCTGTTTTATCAAATCTGGAGCCAAATCCAGTTTCCGGTTTTAAGTACAGCAATTTATGCGTTTGCCCAGCTGATATCAGTATATTACCTGTTACAGCATCAGCCCTCTGAAGAAAGGTATTTTAGTAGCAGTGTATTAAGCTGTATTTTACTGGCTTTAGGTCTTTATGCGGGAGCCGCCGCCGCTGTACACAGTCTTGGTCTGCAAGGGCAGGGTTTAAGCCCATATCTGGCTATGGCAGCTCTTTTATCTGCAGTATTTACAGCATTTATGCACTGGAAAACCCAAGTAAATTGGTTGCTGGTACAGTTATTTATCAATACGCTATTTTTATTATTTTTAGGTGCTGCGATCTGGCAGGAAAATTTGTGGACTAATCTGGCATGGAGTACATCGGGGTCTCAATATTCGTTCCTGTTTGCTTCGGCCGTTACTGCTTTTATAACATTATGGACAAAACCTGAACATAACAGTCAATCAGTAAAAGAATTTTGGGCTGCGGTTAGCTGGTTATTGTTGGCTGTTACTGGTTTGGCTATTTTGCCAACAACGCCACTTCTGGCACTGGGCTTAATTCCTGCATTGTATGGCGCTTGGGTAATTTACTCAAAAACACCTTTACTGATGCATTCTATTACAGTGTGGTGTTTAAGTCTGTTGTGGCTGACTGGCCTGAGCATTGATGTTCAGGTTGCTGAATATGCCTACTGGACAGTAATTCTTAATCCTGCCGATCTGCTTTCGATTGGAGTAATGGCTGGTTTACTCTGGGCGATTTATCAATATCGATTCCATGATAAAAATCTGGAATGGACATTCAAGATTGGTTCGATTCTGGTGAGCTTGCTGGTTATGAGCAGTATCATGGTACGTGGCTTACATCATTACATGGGTACGCCACTTTGGGGAACAGCAATTTGGAGTAATGGGACAGTTCAGCTCAGTTTAACCCTGTTGTGGGTTATCCTTGCTTTTATCCTGATGACGCTGGCCAGTCGCCGCTTGTTGCGACAGATCTGGTTTATCGGTGCAGCCTTACTGGCTATTGTAGTGGCAAAACTGGTCTTTCTGGATCTATCGCAAAGTGGCACTATTACCCGGGTGTTCTCGTTTATTGGGGCCGGAATCGTGATGCTGATTATTGCTTATCTGGCACCTCTGCCACCTGCCATACAACAGTCGACAGATGATGAGCCTAAAGTTTAG
- the gspE gene encoding type II secretion system ATPase GspE, giving the protein MQILKQLQIPYSFAKRHGVILRYEGDQVYIMRREDTTPLALQEARRLLGRPVHYQLCSAQEFNSLLGSSYAGDTGESQQVAAGLEDHPDLLSLADQVPEAEDLMDQEDDAPIVRLINALLSEAIRVGASDIHIESFEKKLSVRLRVDGQLREIVQPRRELAPLLVSRIKVMARLDIAEKRIPQDGRISLRLAGREVDVRVSTLPSSHGERVVMRLLDKQAGRLNMTHLGLIAEDYERLKTLVHRPHGIILVTGPTGSGKTTTLYAALSDLNDGSRNILTAEDPIEYQLEGIGQTQVNTKVDMTFARALKAMLRQDPDVVMVGEIRDLETAEIAVQASLTGHLVLSTLHTNTAIGAVTRLKDMGIEPFLLSSSLIGVVAQRLVRTLCAHCVNWREADSFEQHIFNSFEQIEPVRLPVPKGCEHCAHTGFTGRTAIYEIVPIDEQMRRLIHGNAAEYELENFARRHAGSIREDGLRKVLQGKTTLEEVLRVTNEAAE; this is encoded by the coding sequence ATGCAAATACTTAAACAACTACAAATACCTTACAGTTTTGCAAAACGTCATGGCGTCATCTTGCGTTATGAAGGGGACCAAGTCTATATCATGCGTCGTGAAGACACGACTCCCCTTGCTTTGCAGGAGGCTCGTCGGCTACTGGGCCGCCCGGTACATTATCAGTTATGCAGTGCGCAAGAGTTCAATAGTTTATTAGGATCCAGTTATGCCGGTGATACCGGTGAATCACAGCAGGTAGCTGCAGGGCTCGAAGACCATCCGGATTTGCTGAGCCTGGCAGATCAGGTACCTGAAGCAGAAGACCTGATGGATCAGGAAGATGATGCACCCATCGTTCGTCTGATTAATGCCTTGCTGTCTGAGGCAATTCGTGTCGGTGCATCCGATATCCATATTGAATCTTTTGAGAAAAAACTTTCAGTTCGTCTGCGGGTCGATGGACAGTTGCGAGAAATCGTTCAGCCACGGCGGGAGCTTGCACCTTTGCTGGTGTCCCGGATTAAAGTAATGGCCCGTCTGGATATTGCCGAAAAACGTATTCCACAAGATGGCCGTATTTCACTTCGTCTTGCCGGACGCGAAGTTGATGTTCGTGTTTCGACCTTACCTTCTTCGCATGGTGAGCGGGTTGTTATGCGTCTGCTCGACAAACAGGCGGGTCGTCTTAATATGACGCATCTCGGCCTGATTGCAGAAGATTATGAACGGTTAAAAACTTTGGTGCACCGACCCCATGGTATTATTCTGGTGACCGGTCCAACCGGTTCTGGTAAAACCACGACTTTATATGCGGCTTTGTCTGATCTGAATGATGGTAGCCGTAATATCCTGACAGCCGAAGATCCTATTGAATACCAACTTGAAGGAATTGGCCAGACCCAGGTTAATACCAAAGTAGATATGACTTTTGCGCGGGCTTTAAAAGCTATGCTGCGTCAGGACCCAGATGTGGTTATGGTCGGGGAAATTCGTGATCTGGAAACAGCTGAAATCGCAGTGCAGGCCTCTTTGACCGGCCACCTTGTACTTTCTACACTCCATACCAATACCGCTATTGGTGCAGTAACACGTCTAAAAGATATGGGCATTGAACCTTTTTTACTTTCAAGTTCTTTAATTGGTGTGGTGGCTCAGCGTCTGGTACGTACTTTATGTGCACATTGTGTTAATTGGCGTGAGGCTGATAGTTTTGAGCAGCATATCTTTAACTCTTTTGAACAGATAGAACCAGTTCGTTTACCTGTACCTAAGGGCTGCGAACACTGTGCCCATACCGGCTTTACTGGGCGTACAGCTATTTATGAGATTGTTCCGATTGATGAGCAGATGCGCCGTCTGATTCATGGGAATGCAGCAGAGTATGAGCTGGAAAATTTTGCCCGCAGACATGCAGGTTCAATTCGCGAAGACGGCTTGCGTAAAGTATTGCAGGGTAAAACAACTTTAGAAGAAGTGCTTCGCGTTACCAATGAAGCAGCCGAATAA